CCGTCCTTTGATGAATTCGTATCAAAATTTGGAAAGCCAGTGGTTGAGGTTGATGTTGAAGAAGACAGAGTAAAGAACATAAGGGTCCTCAGGTGTTCACCCTGCGGTGCAACACGGTTTGTTGCAGAGGAACTTGTTGGGACTGAGGTGAAGGATCTGCCTGTCCGTGCAGGTCTTAAGATACAGCATTACCCCTGCAGAGCCGCCAAGATGAGGTTATTTGCAGATGATGAGTGCAAGAAGGAGCTGGCGGCCAGAATCCACTGTGAGGCCTTTGAGAGGGCACTTGAAAATCAGTGAAAACTATCATTATTATTCATAATAAATTATTTATTTTATGGATACGAAGATAGATCCATGGAGAAAAAACTGCTCACAATAGTCCTCCTGGAGGGGCCCTACCGTCACCAGTATGCTGACATAGCATCAGAACTGGCAGAAAGCGCCATTAAAAACGGGTACGATGTTAACATATTCCTTTACATGGATGGAACACATGTACCGAAAAGGGACCAGGCCCCCCAGTCATTCCCCAATGTTGCAGAAAAATTCCGGGCCCTTGTACGGTCCGGTGTTAATGTGATATCCTGCATAAGGTGCTCCACCGCAAGGGGCTACACCTGTTCAGAGAAGCCCTACATAAAGGGCGTGGAGATAAAAAGTGTTTATGAACTGGCAGAATGGATAAAGAAAAGCCACCGTGTGATAAGTCTGGGTTGTTAAAATGAAATCCTCACTCATAATAATAGACAGGGCCCCCTACGGATCTGAAGATGCATTCAGTGGTTTCTACGTTGTCATAGCATGTCTGAACAGTGGCCTTGACTCTGATGTTCTCCTAATGGAGGACGGTGTCTACGCTGCAGTTGCAGATCAGAAATCAGAGAGCATATACTACCCCAATGTGGAGGAGCTCACATACCTCATATTTCCAGAGGGGAGCATACTGGTACACGAGGGATCCCTCAGGGAGAGGGGGCTTGTGGAGGAGGACCTTGTTGAGGCTGCAGAGATAATAAACGATGAGGAGCTCCATGAGATAATCTCTGCAAAGGGTGAAACCGCAGTTATCAGGATATGAGGTGCCATTATGGAAATGGATGATGTTAAAAGGGAGCTCATCCCTGATGGGCCCCTTGTAAGGGAGGTTACACTTAAACAGGTTAAACCATGCATTGCAAGTGAGGGGAAGATAAGGGTCCTTATGGAGCTTGACTCTGAAATCGGAGACATCATCCCCCTCCTGGCAAATATGTATCCGCCGGGTGCTGTGAATTATGTTAAGAAGAAAAACATTCTCACCCTCACCATCTACGACAGGCTCATAAGCCTCTACCCCTCAGGGAAGGTCAGCATGAACAAAACCCATGACGTGGATGAGGCCTTTGATATCATAAGGAGGATCATGGAAAGGATAAACCAGGCACACGAGGCCTACATGAGGGGTGTGCGTGGAAAGGACGTGGAAAGCATTGGGCCCCTCGATATACAGAGGTGCCTCCCTGGCAGCAACTGTGGAGAATGCGGTGAATCAACATGCATGGCCTTTGCAATGAAGCTCCTGAACGGTGAGCAGAAACTCGATAACTGCCACCCCCTCAAGGAGCCATGGATGCAGGAGAATGTCCATTGCCTTGAGAAACTTCTTGGTGAGCAGCTCATGGAGACACTTGGGTGGAGCGGTTACTGATGGGTTCTGTTGGGTTCCTTGTAACTAAAAGTCCATCTGAACTGGGTTTCAGGACATTCCTTGACCTTGTGGGGATATGGAGGGAGGATGAACTCACCGTATACCTCATATCCAGTGGTGTGTATGCTGCAATGAAAAAAAACAGGTATTCCCACACCATCAGAGAACTGTCAGAGACCGAGGCTGTTTTTGCAAGGAAGGAAGATCTAATGGCAAGGGGCATAACCCGTGACATGCTCATCGATGGTGTGGAAATACTTGAGGGTTTTGACAGGATAGTTGTGGATATCATGGAGAAACACCGGATGGTCTTCACCATCTAATCTTTTGGTTTTACAGGTTTTCTTGCGCCCTTTATACCTCCACGGGAGACCATGATTTCACCTCCATTCTGTGATCATAAACCAGTCAGAGTACCTGCCGTGTAGACAAGGAAGGAAGCAACCCAGGCAACCAGCAGGGAATATGCGGGGGAAAAGAGGGCCCATTTTGTACCGGCCTCCTGTTTTATTACGGCAAGTGTTGCAAGGCAGGGGGTGTAGAGCAGTATGAATACCATGAAGGAGAAGGCCTCCAGTGGCGTGAAAATCCGCTGAATGGTTGCTGCAACATCACCGGTGCCGTATACCGTCCCGAAGGTACTTATTACAAGCTCCTTTGCGGCAAAACCGAATATGATTGCAACCGCAGACTGCCAGTCCCCAAAGCCCAGTGGCTGGAAAATGGGTGCGATCACTGACCCTGTAATCCCCAGGATTGATGATGAAACGTCGCCTGCCGGGAAGTTTGATAGGAACCATATCACCAGAGAACCTGCCAGTATGATGGTCCCTGCCCTCTTTATAAACTGAACACCCCTCAGGTAGGTGTGTATGAGCAGTGCCTTAATTCTCGGCACCCTGTAGGGTGGAAGCTCCATGAGGAACAGTGACCTTTCACCCCCCACGATTCTATCACCAAGTAAGCGGGCGGTCAGTATGGCCACCACTATTCCAAGAATGTAAAGTGAGAATATCACCCAGCCCTGGTAGATAACCGGGAAGAGGGCTGCTGTGAATAGCACATAGACAGGGAGCCTTGCGCTGCATGACATGAAGGGCAGTATTAGTGCCGTTATTATCCTCTCCCTCTCAGAGTCTATCGTCCTTGTGGCCATGACGCCAGGTACGCAGCATCCAAAACCCAGCACCATGGGGATGAATGACCTTCCACTGAGACCCGCCAGGGTGTTCATCACACGATCCATGACAAATGCCGCCCTGGCAAGGTAACCTGAATCCTCAAGGAATGACAGGAGGAAGAAGAGGATGAATATGTTTGGTATGAAGACCAGGACCGACCCTACACCACCTATCACCCCATCAGATAGGAGAGATGCAAGCAGGGAATCACCCATAATACCATGAACCGTAGCTGCAAGGTATGAAAAGGCGGAATCCAGCAGGTCTGTCAGTGGGGCCCCTGCAGTGAATGTCAGCTGAAAAATCAGCCACATCACCCCAAGGAGTACCGGAAGGCCAAGGTACCGGTTGAGCGCAATTCTGTCAATAATCTCTGAGCCTGTAACCCGATCCACTGGGGGCTTTCTGAGTGTACTCTCAAGGAGGGCCTCTATAAGCCCATACCTGGCATCGGATACAATTACGTCGGCCTTCACAGAGTATTCATCCTCAAGGATCCTGCGAATCCTCCTGAATTCATCATGAACTTCCTCCCCGACCATTGAGGCCACCCTCTCATCGCCCTCAAGGAGCTTTATGATGATCCATTGTGGTGGAAATTTGATTTCACTGCCCCTGATGAGTTCATATAGTCTGCTCAGAGATTCATGTCTCAGGAATTCATATCCTGGGGTCCTGGGTTCGTCTTTACTCCATTCGATTACCCGTTCAAGGAGATCATCCTGCTCGCCTTCAGTTGCCTCGATCCTCACAACAGGCACACCAAGGAGTTCCTCAAGCTTCCCATAGTCCAGAATGTAACCCCTCCTCTCGGCCTCGCGGTTGAGGTTCACTGCGATGATGGTGTTAAGGCCAAACTCCATTATCTGGAGGGCAAGGTAAAGGTTTCTTTCGAGATTGGATGCGTCAACAACGTTTATCACAAGATCAGGAGGCTCCTCAAGGAGGTAATCTATAACCACCCCCTCCTCTGGAGAACCGGCTGTGAGGCTGTAGGTTCCGGGGAGATCTATAACCTCAAGGTCACATCCCCTGAACTGGAGGTGGCCCTCCTTCTTTTCAATGGTTTTGCCTGGCCAGTTGCCTACGTGCTGGTTTAGACCGGTGAGGCTGTTGAAGAGGGTGCTTTTACCAACATTGGGGTTTCCTGCAAGGGCTATTTTCAGTGACAAGCTAATCTCTCCTCACCCTTATCCTTGAGGCCTCCTTCCTGCGGATGGATAAGGGGTGGCCCCTGACCCTCACCTTGAGTGGGTCGCCGAGGGGTGCAACCTTTTCAATGGTTACCCTGGAGCCCCTGACGATCCCCATTACCGTGAACCTGTGCTTTATCTTACCGGCAATATCAACTGAGGTGACCGTTACCATCTCTGATTCGGATATTCTATCGAGTGTAGTTTCCATGACACCACCTTTTTAGGTATTCCTAAAATTTAGTTATACCTAAACCCCCATCATATATAAATTTTTAGGTTTTCCTAAAATGGGTTCCATGGGGGTGA
This DNA window, taken from Methanothermobacter sp., encodes the following:
- the tusB gene encoding sulfurtransferase complex subunit TusB, whose protein sequence is MGSVGFLVTKSPSELGFRTFLDLVGIWREDELTVYLISSGVYAAMKKNRYSHTIRELSETEAVFARKEDLMARGITRDMLIDGVEILEGFDRIVVDIMEKHRMVFTI
- a CDS encoding ferrous iron transport protein A; protein product: METTLDRISESEMVTVTSVDIAGKIKHRFTVMGIVRGSRVTIEKVAPLGDPLKVRVRGHPLSIRRKEASRIRVRRD
- the feoB gene encoding ferrous iron transport protein B, which codes for MSLKIALAGNPNVGKSTLFNSLTGLNQHVGNWPGKTIEKKEGHLQFRGCDLEVIDLPGTYSLTAGSPEEGVVIDYLLEEPPDLVINVVDASNLERNLYLALQIMEFGLNTIIAVNLNREAERRGYILDYGKLEELLGVPVVRIEATEGEQDDLLERVIEWSKDEPRTPGYEFLRHESLSRLYELIRGSEIKFPPQWIIIKLLEGDERVASMVGEEVHDEFRRIRRILEDEYSVKADVIVSDARYGLIEALLESTLRKPPVDRVTGSEIIDRIALNRYLGLPVLLGVMWLIFQLTFTAGAPLTDLLDSAFSYLAATVHGIMGDSLLASLLSDGVIGGVGSVLVFIPNIFILFFLLSFLEDSGYLARAAFVMDRVMNTLAGLSGRSFIPMVLGFGCCVPGVMATRTIDSERERIITALILPFMSCSARLPVYVLFTAALFPVIYQGWVIFSLYILGIVVAILTARLLGDRIVGGERSLFLMELPPYRVPRIKALLIHTYLRGVQFIKRAGTIILAGSLVIWFLSNFPAGDVSSSILGITGSVIAPIFQPLGFGDWQSAVAIIFGFAAKELVISTFGTVYGTGDVAATIQRIFTPLEAFSFMVFILLYTPCLATLAVIKQEAGTKWALFSPAYSLLVAWVASFLVYTAGTLTGL
- a CDS encoding DsrE/DsrF/TusD sulfur relay family protein; translated protein: MEKKLLTIVLLEGPYRHQYADIASELAESAIKNGYDVNIFLYMDGTHVPKRDQAPQSFPNVAEKFRALVRSGVNVISCIRCSTARGYTCSEKPYIKGVEIKSVYELAEWIKKSHRVISLGC
- a CDS encoding DsrE family protein, with the translated sequence MKSSLIIIDRAPYGSEDAFSGFYVVIACLNSGLDSDVLLMEDGVYAAVADQKSESIYYPNVEELTYLIFPEGSILVHEGSLRERGLVEEDLVEAAEIINDEELHEIISAKGETAVIRI
- a CDS encoding (Fe-S)-binding protein is translated as MEMDDVKRELIPDGPLVREVTLKQVKPCIASEGKIRVLMELDSEIGDIIPLLANMYPPGAVNYVKKKNILTLTIYDRLISLYPSGKVSMNKTHDVDEAFDIIRRIMERINQAHEAYMRGVRGKDVESIGPLDIQRCLPGSNCGECGESTCMAFAMKLLNGEQKLDNCHPLKEPWMQENVHCLEKLLGEQLMETLGWSGY